The following are encoded together in the Juglans microcarpa x Juglans regia isolate MS1-56 chromosome 2D, Jm3101_v1.0, whole genome shotgun sequence genome:
- the LOC121249230 gene encoding WAT1-related protein At5g07050-like, whose amino-acid sequence MEEQEQESGVRDGRLGSSSKGEACEEFRQYMYCIFSNFCFAGYNIVSKVSLDKGMSRYVLVAYGHAFGTLATAVFVFLFERNNNSKLSVAILRNVFFLGLLGAVFGRTLFYAGLEYTSPAVASALANLIPSITFILAVLCRMENLDISKRSSQAKILGTIVAFGGATLMTLYKGLPLLSFHIQHSHDHPAASRLLLDKDLIKGSLILVVSYISLSAFYILQTITVKMYPAPITLTSLSCLSGAVLSIIMTAILDHKASSWKLSWNIALLAPIYSGIVIFGITVYVQTLVVRKKGPVFMTAFRPLAIVIVAIMGLFILGDVLYMGSIIGATLIVIGLYATLWGKEKEKAEIKLFQQTIISHEEAGIEIKQEK is encoded by the exons ATGGAAGAGCAGGAACAAGAGAGTGGTGTGAGAGATGGAAGACTAGGAAGCAGTAGTAAGGGAGAGGCATGTGAAGAGTTTAGACAATATATGTATTGCATATTCTCTAATTTTTGCTTTGCAGGTTACAACATAGTCTCCAAGGTCTCTCTCGACAAAGGCATGAGTCGTTATGTGCTTGTTGCCTACGGACACGCTTTTGGAACTCTTGCTACTGCTGTTTTCGTATTTCTCTTCGAAAG AAACAATAACAGCAAACTCAGCGTAGCGATCTTAAGAAATGTCTTTTTCTTGGGTCTCCTGGG AGCTGTGTTTGGGAGGACACTGTTTTACGCAGGGCTGGAATACACTTCACCAGCTGTTGCATCTGCGTTGGCCAACTTAATTCCATCAATCACCTTTATCCTAGCCGTTTTGTGTAG GATGGAGAATTTAGACATTTCCAAGCGTAGTTCTCAAGCCAAGATATTGGGAACCATTGTTGCCTTTGGTGGTGCAACACTGATGACCTTATACAAGGGTCTCCCTCTGCTTTCCTTTCATATTCAGCACTCGCATGATCACCCTGCAGCCAGTAGACTACTCTTGGACAAGGATTTAATTAAGGGCTCCTTGATTCTTGTGGTTTCATACATTTCACTGTCAGCATTTTACATCTTACAG ACGATTACAGTAAAGATGTATCCAGCACCAATAACTCTCACGTCATTAAGCTGCCTATCAGGTGCTGTTCTCTCCATTATCATGACGGCAATCTTGGATCATAAAGCTTCGTCCTGGAAGTTGTCATGGAACATCGCCCTTCTTGCTCCCATCTATagc GGAATTGTTATATTTGGGATTACAGTTTATGTTCAAACGTTGGTGGTAAGAAAAAAAGGTCCAGTTTTCATGACAGCTTTTAGACCTTTGGCCATAGTAATTGTAGCCATTATGGGACTCTTCATTTTGGGAGATGTTTTATACATGGGCAG TATTATTGGAGCCACATTGATTGTTATTGGTCTGTACGCCACTCtatggggaaaagaaaaggagaaagcaGAGATCAAGCTGTTCCAGCAAACCATAATATCTCATGAGGAAGCTGGCATCGAaatcaaacaagaaaaataa